A single region of the Fimbriimonadaceae bacterium genome encodes:
- a CDS encoding DUF2283 domain-containing protein, producing the protein MKLSYDAKYNIAYLRLHEKTEHVITIKVSDEMNIDMAPDGTVYGIELLNAKEQLADDHGALIVESEGQRREIPLTA; encoded by the coding sequence ATGAAGCTCAGCTACGATGCGAAATACAATATTGCGTATCTGCGTTTGCACGAAAAGACGGAACATGTCATCACTATTAAAGTCAGCGATGAGATGAACATCGACATGGCACCGGATGGCACCGTCTACGGAATCGAACTGTTGAATGCGAAGGAACAATTGGCGGATGACCATGGCGCCCTGATCGTGGAATCGGAAGGGCAGCGGCGTGAAATTCCACTGACGGCATAA